One Prolixibacteraceae bacterium DNA segment encodes these proteins:
- a CDS encoding discoidin domain-containing protein, which yields MKRHLFCTLLFVFATIFEVAAQQPMGGCWHPEDIKDWSPENDPEAKFNRSVVALKERFVDKTVKAGPNSFFDSKITACLTMNPMCSQTPSQGANSFTGYTFNFWQYVDILVWWGGSASEGVIIPPSAPVVDAAHKNGVQVYGNVFFPPGAFGGQSSWVREMMTQENGEFPYAKRLAEIANYYGFDGWFINEETYASSKAEWAGFAKTFNKYKGSDHMGLQWYDASTSIPESLFKGKEMFSSMFLNYGSASSSSISRNNKSVESWGMDPFSVNYYGLEIGGGGFSHKREFTSLFSKDKNNGSVALFCPEEKTWKDHTKRNDLNQYEQMAEFYKTAGRFWVNINHDVTSKTAYDDSNWPGISVGVAARSVINTFPFVTNFNTGMGKKRFVKGTVKGTGDWYHRGIQDILPTWRWWIEGSRKTVEPTFTWDDSYNSGASLMFTGNLDANISNNIRLFKTQLEVVGSEQAQIVVKGAKTGYSCSLGLAFKEDNNAFTYLPLENFADGSWKTITLPLSAYAGKTISMISIKLESKSNVQDIDLKVGQLFLGSNVTAAGEVSNLKIIDDKNVEKVDLGDTKGSARIIWDAAKGDVNHYNIYMEQNGTQSLVGQTMDEAFYIGDIIRTNSRELSVKFTVKSVDLKGNESTGVEKSIDWLKPSVPEVKIVGDKSYIEVGETVLFTARATQYPETYNWTLPKGAVKAEVKCEKNQIAVTFNTKGNFDISVKVTNSLGSTEQKLETAATVVEMSLLEVVSVGKTIDSYSDCIAKHNPKYLIDGQNIPSSLDYKWCVGGSKSQWVIIDLEEPFDIYGFKAYDTGHKESADGNYDCWKVEISNDKKQWTEVVNEKGRKAENTKVDAIPGKVGRYVRFTPYDKDLNITIRIWEFQVLGVSMGMNFVGGQNLVMSEKGTKTVKFAYDLGLLEKAKDFGFSAASANGNIKVSNEVIDEANKTYQFDIQSKDGFFGAEKVKVTFVNGGLSKDISFVVTVENSKWANVLKGKKVQAYTANWYWNGIDAKITGGEKLIDGDLNTGIKTNYNKIVLEADLEEVTSLSCFRYNGSQDGKKLKLKVTTSEDGKSFTEAFSTQYVGGSLYILNEPINARYIQVWTSRTGWSTVTIQEVVVLGTVNNFSFGEVASQNLKLDETKVVKVPFTNKVDVTKDMVTASVANENLVEVANIELDAPNNMLNVTLTGKHAIGNTTVTLTTKIGEDRFTKSFDVSVTPAASTNLALNKSAVDFSGSTTNELPSYLFDGETVPTDNSHKWCETGNGPHYVVVDLEKVYTVFEFKMFDCGNVEDADWNSQGYTIEVSEDNINWTVVAEDVKDNSTTKDIVTNGINARYVKYTTGGDDGHGTIRLFEFEVYGVDDLSLSSKNTEGVELKVYPNPATDFIEVKGISNRKVSVKVFDILGNEELFIPNYDGQKINVKALPNGVHAVRIDDGEKVTYTKIMKL from the coding sequence ATGAAAAGACATCTATTTTGTACATTACTGTTTGTCTTTGCAACAATTTTTGAAGTTGCGGCACAACAGCCAATGGGAGGATGCTGGCATCCTGAAGATATTAAAGATTGGTCTCCAGAAAACGATCCTGAAGCAAAGTTTAATCGAAGTGTTGTAGCACTAAAAGAACGTTTTGTTGATAAGACTGTAAAAGCCGGACCAAATAGCTTCTTTGACTCTAAAATTACTGCTTGTTTGACGATGAATCCAATGTGTAGCCAAACGCCTTCTCAAGGAGCAAACTCATTTACTGGATATACTTTTAACTTCTGGCAGTATGTTGACATCCTTGTATGGTGGGGTGGTTCTGCTAGCGAAGGGGTTATTATTCCTCCTTCTGCTCCAGTGGTCGATGCTGCTCACAAAAATGGGGTTCAGGTTTATGGTAACGTTTTCTTCCCTCCTGGAGCTTTTGGTGGACAAAGTAGCTGGGTACGTGAGATGATGACACAAGAAAATGGGGAGTTCCCATATGCTAAAAGGTTGGCAGAGATTGCAAACTACTATGGATTTGATGGTTGGTTTATTAATGAAGAGACTTATGCTAGTTCAAAAGCGGAATGGGCTGGTTTCGCAAAGACTTTTAATAAATATAAAGGGTCTGATCATATGGGACTTCAGTGGTATGATGCTTCTACCTCTATCCCAGAATCACTTTTCAAAGGAAAAGAGATGTTCTCATCGATGTTCCTAAACTATGGTTCTGCTTCTTCTTCTTCAATTAGTAGAAATAATAAAAGTGTTGAGTCTTGGGGAATGGATCCTTTTAGTGTTAACTATTATGGACTAGAAATAGGTGGGGGAGGATTCTCTCACAAAAGAGAATTTACTTCTCTTTTTAGCAAAGATAAAAATAATGGATCTGTTGCTCTTTTCTGTCCTGAAGAGAAAACATGGAAGGATCATACCAAACGCAATGATCTGAACCAATACGAGCAGATGGCAGAGTTCTATAAAACAGCTGGACGTTTTTGGGTAAACATCAACCATGATGTGACTTCTAAAACTGCTTATGACGATTCAAACTGGCCTGGTATCTCTGTTGGTGTGGCTGCTCGTAGTGTGATCAACACTTTCCCTTTTGTGACTAATTTCAATACCGGAATGGGTAAAAAGAGATTTGTAAAAGGAACTGTAAAAGGAACTGGCGATTGGTATCATAGAGGAATTCAAGATATTCTCCCTACTTGGAGATGGTGGATCGAAGGATCTCGTAAGACTGTGGAGCCTACATTTACTTGGGACGATTCTTATAATAGTGGTGCAAGTTTGATGTTTACCGGAAACTTAGATGCAAATATTTCAAATAATATTCGTCTATTTAAAACACAACTAGAAGTGGTTGGGTCTGAGCAAGCTCAAATCGTAGTGAAAGGCGCAAAAACTGGTTATTCTTGTTCTCTTGGTCTTGCTTTTAAAGAAGATAATAACGCTTTCACATACCTTCCTCTTGAGAATTTTGCTGATGGAAGTTGGAAGACTATTACGTTACCATTAAGTGCTTATGCTGGTAAAACAATCTCAATGATCTCTATTAAACTTGAGTCAAAATCAAATGTTCAAGATATCGATTTGAAAGTGGGGCAATTGTTCTTAGGGTCTAATGTGACTGCTGCAGGTGAAGTTTCAAACTTGAAGATCATCGATGACAAAAATGTAGAGAAAGTGGATCTTGGTGACACCAAAGGTAGTGCTCGTATTATTTGGGATGCTGCCAAAGGAGATGTAAACCACTACAATATCTATATGGAACAGAATGGAACCCAAAGTTTGGTTGGACAAACAATGGATGAAGCATTCTATATAGGTGATATTATCAGAACCAATAGTAGAGAACTTTCTGTGAAATTCACCGTGAAAAGCGTGGATCTTAAAGGAAATGAGTCTACAGGAGTAGAGAAGAGCATTGATTGGTTGAAGCCATCTGTTCCTGAAGTGAAAATTGTTGGCGATAAATCATATATCGAAGTAGGAGAGACTGTATTGTTTACTGCGAGAGCAACACAATATCCTGAAACATATAATTGGACCCTTCCAAAAGGTGCTGTAAAAGCAGAAGTAAAATGCGAAAAGAATCAAATCGCGGTGACTTTCAACACAAAAGGTAATTTTGATATCTCTGTTAAAGTGACGAACTCTTTGGGTTCTACTGAACAAAAGTTAGAGACGGCTGCAACAGTTGTTGAGATGAGCTTATTAGAGGTGGTTAGTGTTGGAAAAACAATCGACAGCTATAGCGACTGTATCGCAAAACACAATCCTAAATATTTAATAGATGGACAGAATATTCCTTCTAGTTTAGACTACAAATGGTGTGTTGGTGGATCAAAATCACAATGGGTTATTATCGATCTAGAAGAGCCATTTGATATATATGGTTTCAAAGCTTATGATACTGGACACAAAGAGAGTGCTGATGGAAACTATGATTGTTGGAAAGTGGAAATTAGTAACGACAAAAAACAGTGGACTGAAGTAGTTAATGAGAAAGGCCGCAAAGCGGAGAATACAAAAGTGGATGCTATTCCTGGTAAAGTAGGCCGTTATGTACGTTTTACTCCTTATGATAAAGATTTGAATATCACAATCCGTATTTGGGAGTTCCAAGTATTGGGTGTTTCTATGGGAATGAACTTTGTGGGTGGTCAGAATCTAGTAATGAGTGAGAAAGGTACCAAAACCGTGAAGTTTGCTTACGATCTTGGACTACTTGAAAAAGCGAAAGACTTTGGTTTCTCTGCAGCCTCTGCAAATGGAAATATAAAGGTTTCTAATGAAGTAATTGACGAAGCAAATAAAACATACCAGTTTGATATTCAATCAAAAGATGGATTCTTTGGTGCTGAAAAAGTGAAAGTGACTTTTGTCAATGGAGGTTTGTCTAAAGATATATCTTTTGTAGTGACTGTGGAGAACTCGAAATGGGCCAATGTATTAAAAGGCAAGAAAGTTCAGGCTTATACTGCTAATTGGTATTGGAATGGAATTGATGCTAAAATAACAGGAGGTGAGAAGCTGATTGATGGCGACCTAAATACTGGTATCAAAACAAACTATAATAAAATTGTTCTTGAAGCAGATCTTGAAGAGGTAACTTCTCTTTCATGTTTCCGTTATAACGGTTCTCAAGATGGGAAAAAATTGAAGTTAAAGGTGACTACTTCTGAAGATGGGAAGTCATTCACAGAAGCATTCTCAACTCAGTATGTTGGAGGTTCTCTTTATATTCTAAATGAACCTATTAATGCTCGTTATATCCAAGTTTGGACCTCTAGAACAGGTTGGAGTACTGTAACAATCCAAGAAGTGGTGGTACTAGGAACTGTAAATAACTTCTCTTTTGGTGAGGTTGCTTCACAGAATCTTAAGCTTGATGAAACTAAAGTAGTAAAGGTCCCTTTTACCAATAAAGTAGATGTGACAAAAGATATGGTTACTGCTTCTGTTGCCAATGAGAACCTAGTAGAAGTTGCTAACATAGAGTTGGATGCTCCTAATAATATGCTTAATGTTACACTTACAGGTAAGCATGCAATTGGAAATACAACTGTTACACTTACAACTAAGATTGGTGAGGACCGCTTTACTAAGTCTTTCGATGTAAGTGTGACTCCTGCTGCTTCAACAAACTTGGCTCTGAACAAATCAGCTGTGGATTTTTCTGGATCTACTACCAATGAACTTCCAAGTTATCTATTTGATGGAGAAACTGTTCCAACTGATAACTCTCATAAATGGTGTGAAACTGGTAATGGTCCACACTATGTGGTGGTTGACTTAGAGAAAGTGTATACTGTGTTCGAATTTAAAATGTTTGATTGTGGTAATGTGGAGGATGCTGATTGGAACTCTCAAGGTTATACAATTGAAGTGAGTGAAGACAATATTAACTGGACTGTAGTTGCTGAGGATGTTAAAGATAATTCTACGACCAAAGATATCGTTACCAATGGTATTAATGCACGTTATGTGAAGTATACAACTGGTGGTGATGATGGACACGGTACGATTCGTTTGTTTGAATTTGAAGTATATGGTGTGGATGATTTAAGCCTTTCTTCTAAGAATACTGAAGGAGTTGAATTGAAGGTATATCCGAACCCTGCTACAGATTTTATTGAAGTGAAAGGTATTTCTAACCGTAAGGTATCAGTGAAAGTGTTTGATATCTTGGGTAACGAGGAGCTATTTATTCCAAATTATGATGGACAAAAAATCAATGTGAAAGCACTTCCTAATGGAGTTCATGCTGTTAGAATCGATGATGGTGAGAAAGTGACTTATACTAAGATAATGAAGTTATAA
- a CDS encoding SusC/RagA family TonB-linked outer membrane protein encodes MSKLCLSCRGFNMLGKGVWRHMVMFLSIIMLLTASPVMAATYDLESDIIIQMKQTSLSSVLSKIEELTPYTFVYNKDLVDPKMGISVNVKENNIINLLDKVFKGTEIEYRISGKQVALKKSDKKQKDKEVTVSAKVVDVSGLPLPGVNIVVKGTTIGAISSMDGIFTLKCSSLATLSVTFIGYEKKEFDLSSPLPKTILLNEEQHNIDEVIVTALGIKREKKVLGYSVQEISGDALNETSNSNVTSALQGKVAGVQISQSSTGLGGSSKITIRGNSSIGRNNEPLWIVDGVPFNNNSDSGASLYGGYDRGGASADINPEDIASISVLKGPNAAALYGSRAGNGVILVTTKKGVKKQGLGVVYNGSFTWSEMTNQMEIQSRYGQGSNGVYDSKSRYSWGAPLDGQEVTAWNGEKRSYSALSNPVKDYFSNGFAQNHNVSLGKQTEEGHYRASFGYVKKEGIFSSNSQEKMSMDVNSGMKLASWLAVNSKVSLVNTKNKNRPIFGNRSEMYQLLNIPSSVDMNDLKQFSAPNKVHQNWYGPDTQIRNPYYTRDALMNEDDRLRAFGFFGINMDLTKGIKFSIKQSFDVHKTQTQEKDRGDGIGKTDIKEIINDSFSMRESTYREFNSQFLLTGDFEANKLQYGFTFGGNRMYYLMEGLNARTANLFKGYWLLQGANDLLQSTSSNSRKEKEVQSLYGSAHFTYNNYFTVDVTARNDWSSALPVKNNSYFYPSVNVSYILSDFLNKNNVILPGMIDFVKIRGSVASAGKDCDPYEIHSLVDIVEKNGKMEFLVPDTRPNGDLKPEISTSYELGGEIKMFNNRLGVDVTYYNTDTKNQVMVVDDGVDYKYKTINAGNISNKGLELMVYTTPIRTNDFSLDFDFNYAHNTTDVESLYDGCPKVYLGSTDEYMVKVAATEGGKLGDIEAVNTYLRNDQGQVVVDANGVPVKDSKSTVIGNIQPDWIGSVRMGIRYKKLSISTLVDMQKGGDIVSISEAIAANAGVAEVTADRSNFVYPGVNRDGSPNTKEITKEQFYHTIGGEHGIAEEFIYDASFVRLKELALSYTLGNNFLKKTPFNSVKFSLIGRNLAFLSKNTPGSPVGGFNSSIFSSAIDYSSIPNTRTLGFSVKLGF; translated from the coding sequence ATGAGTAAATTATGTCTTTCTTGTCGCGGCTTTAATATGCTAGGCAAAGGAGTATGGAGACACATGGTAATGTTTCTATCGATTATCATGTTGTTGACGGCTAGCCCAGTGATGGCAGCTACATACGATTTAGAATCTGATATCATAATTCAGATGAAGCAGACTTCTCTCTCCTCGGTTCTTTCTAAAATTGAGGAGTTAACGCCATACACTTTTGTTTACAACAAGGATCTTGTGGATCCGAAGATGGGTATTTCGGTTAATGTGAAAGAGAATAATATCATTAACTTATTAGATAAGGTATTTAAAGGAACTGAAATAGAGTATCGTATTTCAGGCAAACAGGTTGCTTTGAAAAAAAGTGATAAGAAGCAAAAAGACAAAGAGGTTACTGTCTCTGCGAAAGTTGTTGATGTTTCGGGTTTACCATTACCTGGTGTAAATATTGTTGTAAAAGGCACTACTATCGGTGCTATTAGTTCCATGGATGGTATCTTTACTTTAAAATGTAGCTCTTTGGCAACTTTGAGTGTTACTTTTATTGGTTATGAAAAGAAAGAGTTTGATCTTTCGAGCCCTCTTCCTAAAACAATTTTACTAAACGAAGAACAACATAATATTGATGAAGTAATCGTTACTGCGCTTGGTATTAAACGTGAAAAGAAAGTGCTAGGATACTCTGTTCAAGAGATTTCTGGGGATGCTTTGAATGAGACTTCTAATTCAAATGTTACTTCAGCACTTCAAGGGAAAGTTGCAGGTGTTCAAATATCTCAATCTAGTACTGGTTTGGGAGGTTCTTCTAAGATTACTATTCGTGGAAATAGCTCTATTGGTAGAAACAATGAGCCATTATGGATTGTTGATGGGGTTCCTTTTAACAACAATTCGGACTCAGGTGCATCATTATATGGTGGTTATGATAGAGGTGGTGCTTCTGCTGATATTAACCCAGAAGATATTGCTTCAATTTCTGTTTTGAAAGGACCAAATGCTGCTGCACTGTATGGTTCTAGAGCTGGTAACGGTGTTATCTTGGTAACAACGAAAAAAGGGGTTAAAAAACAGGGTTTAGGCGTTGTCTATAATGGTAGCTTTACTTGGTCTGAAATGACTAATCAGATGGAAATTCAAAGTCGTTATGGACAAGGTAGCAATGGGGTATATGATAGCAAATCTAGATATAGTTGGGGTGCTCCTCTTGACGGACAAGAAGTAACTGCTTGGAATGGAGAGAAGAGATCATACTCCGCATTGAGTAATCCAGTAAAAGATTACTTCTCTAATGGCTTTGCTCAAAACCACAATGTTTCATTAGGAAAACAGACTGAAGAAGGACATTATAGAGCAAGCTTTGGTTATGTAAAAAAAGAAGGAATATTCTCAAGCAATAGCCAAGAGAAGATGTCTATGGATGTGAATAGCGGAATGAAATTGGCTTCATGGTTAGCTGTAAACTCTAAAGTATCTTTGGTAAATACCAAAAATAAGAATAGACCTATTTTTGGTAACCGTAGTGAGATGTATCAACTACTAAATATCCCATCTAGTGTGGATATGAATGATCTAAAACAGTTTTCTGCTCCTAATAAGGTTCATCAGAATTGGTATGGTCCTGATACCCAAATTAGAAACCCGTACTATACTCGTGATGCTTTGATGAACGAAGACGATAGGTTAAGAGCCTTTGGTTTCTTTGGAATAAATATGGACTTAACCAAAGGTATTAAATTTTCTATTAAACAATCTTTTGATGTTCATAAGACACAAACGCAAGAGAAAGATCGTGGCGATGGTATTGGTAAAACAGATATTAAAGAGATAATCAACGACTCATTTTCTATGAGAGAGTCTACATATCGTGAATTTAACAGCCAGTTTTTATTGACAGGAGACTTTGAAGCAAATAAACTACAGTATGGATTCACATTTGGTGGAAATAGAATGTATTACCTTATGGAAGGGTTAAATGCAAGAACTGCCAATCTTTTTAAAGGGTATTGGTTGCTTCAAGGAGCCAATGATCTTCTTCAATCGACTTCATCCAATTCGCGTAAAGAAAAAGAGGTACAGTCCTTATATGGATCTGCTCATTTCACATACAATAACTACTTTACAGTAGATGTGACTGCTAGAAATGACTGGTCTTCTGCACTTCCTGTTAAGAATAACTCCTATTTCTATCCTTCGGTAAACGTGAGTTATATTTTAAGTGACTTTTTAAACAAAAACAATGTAATCCTTCCAGGAATGATCGATTTTGTGAAGATACGTGGGTCGGTTGCTTCTGCTGGTAAAGATTGTGATCCTTATGAGATTCATAGCTTGGTGGATATTGTAGAAAAAAATGGTAAAATGGAATTTCTTGTACCTGATACAAGACCAAATGGAGACCTAAAGCCAGAGATTAGTACCTCTTACGAGCTAGGTGGTGAAATCAAGATGTTCAATAATCGTTTGGGAGTAGATGTTACCTATTATAATACAGACACTAAAAACCAAGTGATGGTTGTGGATGATGGAGTGGACTATAAATATAAAACGATTAATGCTGGTAATATCTCCAACAAAGGATTGGAATTAATGGTTTATACAACACCAATTAGAACAAATGATTTTAGTTTAGATTTTGACTTCAACTATGCACATAACACTACAGATGTAGAGAGTCTTTATGATGGATGTCCTAAGGTTTATTTAGGTAGTACAGATGAGTATATGGTGAAAGTGGCTGCCACCGAAGGAGGTAAGCTTGGAGATATCGAAGCCGTAAACACATACCTACGCAACGATCAAGGACAAGTAGTGGTGGATGCAAATGGGGTTCCTGTGAAAGACTCTAAAAGTACTGTGATTGGAAACATTCAACCTGACTGGATTGGTTCTGTAAGAATGGGTATTCGATATAAAAAATTGTCGATATCTACATTGGTGGATATGCAAAAAGGTGGTGACATCGTTTCTATTAGTGAAGCCATCGCTGCGAATGCTGGTGTAGCTGAAGTAACTGCGGATCGTAGTAATTTTGTCTACCCTGGGGTAAATCGTGATGGTTCTCCAAACACCAAAGAGATCACTAAAGAACAATTTTATCATACTATTGGGGGAGAGCATGGTATTGCTGAAGAGTTTATTTATGATGCTTCTTTTGTTCGACTTAAAGAGTTGGCACTTTCGTATACTCTTGGAAACAATTTCTTGAAGAAGACTCCATTTAACTCCGTTAAATTCTCATTGATTGGACGAAATTTAGCTTTCTTAAGCAAGAATACTCCTGGCTCTCCTGTGGGAGGATTTAATAGTAGTATCTTCTCAAGTGCTATTGATTACTCTTCTATCCCTAATACTCGTACGTTAGGATTCTCTGTAAAACTGGGATTTTAA
- a CDS encoding SusD/RagB family nutrient-binding outer membrane lipoprotein: MFKSNNRKILISASLIIAGMMGGCTDKFEEINTSIMPEYTSDKAIIFDGEHYDEDINKMISPFIFEGPYADYQRATNLFHDIYAHYFAHNKADFSGSSPNYVYNEGWIGKRWEHFYYERVKEYRTLLKYMKAAPVWNAKAKAVADINFSFLTSMMVDTYGYIPYKYVFDTDISDNKTLKYNSEKEVYTDLFLKLKTASQVLSKSSETEYFQIDATSDNFYQGDYDKWRKFANTLRLRLALRISNVDPQMAKKEGESAIRDGVFASNADNLATHSQTQENIYYLCSHAWLDAVMTKDLEVAYKTWSNDLDPRCPVLWYKTGPEDALRHGVEIGQKPGTTFGQYMGHKIGQIDGIKHSTENASILKADARKDPKGWFSIHQEAVWMGYAESCFLMSEASLRGWSGAASSPKQFYKMGVEASMNYYGVAEEQSAKYISELHDVADGIFESGDKEKVLEAIQKQKWLAVFPNGNEGWAEFRRTGYPRLLNNENNMSATVKQGLFIKRIRYTVEQHDYNAANIPSAVYGPDDRMDVRIWWDVDNSNDDSGKPKPQNNFR; the protein is encoded by the coding sequence ATGTTCAAATCAAATAATAGAAAAATATTAATATCTGCATCTCTTATCATTGCGGGAATGATGGGAGGATGTACCGATAAATTTGAAGAGATAAACACCTCAATCATGCCTGAGTATACCTCAGATAAAGCAATCATTTTTGATGGGGAACACTATGATGAGGATATCAATAAAATGATCTCTCCTTTTATCTTTGAGGGACCATATGCAGATTATCAGAGAGCAACAAATCTTTTTCATGATATCTATGCTCACTATTTTGCACATAATAAAGCGGATTTCTCTGGCTCTTCTCCAAACTATGTTTATAACGAAGGTTGGATTGGAAAGAGATGGGAACACTTCTATTATGAAAGAGTAAAAGAGTACAGAACACTGCTTAAATATATGAAAGCAGCTCCTGTTTGGAATGCCAAAGCAAAAGCGGTGGCAGATATCAACTTCTCTTTCTTGACTAGCATGATGGTGGATACTTATGGATATATTCCTTATAAATATGTTTTTGATACAGATATCTCTGACAATAAAACATTAAAGTATAACTCAGAGAAGGAGGTATATACAGACCTGTTCTTAAAATTAAAGACAGCATCTCAAGTTTTATCAAAATCATCAGAAACAGAATATTTTCAGATCGATGCTACCTCAGATAACTTTTATCAAGGCGATTATGACAAGTGGCGTAAGTTTGCCAATACTCTAAGACTTCGTTTGGCGCTTCGTATTAGTAATGTCGATCCACAAATGGCTAAGAAGGAAGGGGAAAGTGCTATTCGTGATGGTGTTTTTGCATCCAATGCCGATAATTTGGCAACACACTCTCAAACCCAGGAAAATATATATTACTTATGTAGTCATGCATGGCTTGATGCTGTGATGACTAAAGACCTAGAAGTAGCTTATAAAACATGGAGTAACGATTTGGATCCTCGTTGTCCTGTATTGTGGTATAAGACTGGTCCTGAGGATGCTTTAAGACATGGTGTGGAGATTGGACAGAAACCAGGAACTACTTTTGGACAATATATGGGACATAAGATTGGTCAAATTGATGGAATAAAGCATAGCACTGAAAATGCTTCAATTCTTAAAGCAGATGCAAGAAAAGATCCTAAAGGATGGTTCTCAATTCATCAAGAAGCAGTTTGGATGGGATATGCCGAAAGCTGTTTCCTTATGTCAGAAGCAAGCTTGAGAGGTTGGTCTGGTGCAGCGTCATCTCCTAAACAGTTCTATAAGATGGGTGTCGAAGCGTCGATGAACTATTATGGAGTTGCAGAGGAGCAATCTGCTAAATATATTAGTGAATTGCATGATGTCGCAGATGGTATCTTCGAATCGGGGGATAAAGAAAAGGTCTTAGAAGCAATTCAAAAGCAAAAATGGCTTGCTGTTTTCCCTAATGGTAATGAAGGCTGGGCTGAATTTAGAAGAACAGGTTATCCTCGACTTCTAAACAATGAGAACAACATGTCTGCAACTGTGAAACAGGGGCTTTTCATCAAACGTATCCGATATACTGTAGAACAACATGACTATAATGCAGCAAATATACCTAGTGCTGTTTATGGTCCTGACGATCGTATGGATGTTCGCATATGGTGGGATGTGGATAACTCGAATGATGACAGTGGTAAACCTAAACCACAAAATAATTTTAGGTAG